The following proteins come from a genomic window of Flavobacteriales bacterium:
- a CDS encoding ABC transporter substrate-binding protein, giving the protein MRSVLFILLAFLLNLYNGFAQDVAVQLSDSIAKIEGNVYIIHVVQPKQTLFSIAKAYEVKLSRIAFDNPGVLDGLKLDQPLRILKSAMGETQPTESTKETLELDGHYVLYTVPKQQTLYAISKEYNTTVSAIIDANPELSEGLKVGSTIRIPTPKIFGDGNKEGERKDVKMEMVGLPDIVKRKEFVTQAETSSGKAYTIALMLPLYLDMNDTIEAKRIQEQPEEIYEKSEIALQFYEGFLMAMDSLNAIGYNVKLKVIDTENRAWKVKRIAETGGLKNVDLIIGPFYSKVFSEAAAYANQSCVPIVSPTIKGSNIILNSPNVFKMIAADDAMIGEMGRYLGASDSTNNMILHYGAADELAMVERFRSGLKARGGKPVSFRSYNIYTSGSDSIRNHLSHAKRNNIVVLSNNQVKLASLIKKISSWAEDDYIVAYAPNTWQTFKNLEIDYFDKLRLHMPVPFHVNYERLDVEYFVLNFREKFNAEPSSFAFRGYDLAMHFIRNLDGIKSQGVDYMQQVRETGLQSSFSWSKVPDGGFENSHAIMVDYTDLELKIATD; this is encoded by the coding sequence ATGCGATCTGTTTTATTCATACTTCTTGCCTTTTTGCTGAATCTATATAATGGATTTGCGCAGGATGTTGCAGTTCAATTAAGCGATAGTATCGCCAAAATTGAAGGCAATGTTTACATCATTCATGTGGTGCAACCCAAGCAAACGTTATTCTCCATTGCAAAAGCTTACGAAGTAAAACTAAGCCGCATTGCATTCGATAACCCGGGTGTTCTGGACGGGTTGAAGCTTGATCAGCCGTTAAGAATTCTTAAAAGTGCGATGGGCGAAACGCAGCCAACCGAGTCCACCAAAGAGACGCTGGAATTGGACGGCCACTATGTGCTTTATACCGTGCCAAAGCAGCAAACGTTGTATGCAATTTCCAAAGAGTACAACACAACGGTTAGCGCTATAATTGATGCGAATCCAGAGCTTTCGGAAGGATTGAAAGTTGGCTCCACCATTCGGATTCCAACCCCCAAGATTTTTGGAGATGGAAATAAAGAAGGAGAGAGGAAGGATGTGAAAATGGAGATGGTCGGATTGCCGGACATCGTGAAGCGTAAAGAGTTCGTTACGCAAGCGGAAACGAGTTCAGGCAAAGCTTATACCATTGCTTTGATGTTGCCTTTGTATCTGGATATGAATGATACAATCGAAGCGAAGCGAATTCAGGAACAGCCAGAAGAGATCTACGAAAAATCAGAAATCGCTCTTCAATTCTATGAAGGATTTCTAATGGCCATGGATTCTTTGAATGCCATTGGTTATAATGTGAAGCTTAAGGTCATTGATACAGAAAACCGTGCTTGGAAAGTAAAGCGGATAGCAGAAACGGGCGGATTGAAAAATGTTGACCTTATAATTGGCCCTTTCTATTCGAAGGTTTTTTCTGAAGCGGCTGCTTACGCCAATCAGAGCTGTGTGCCAATTGTTTCTCCCACAATTAAGGGCTCAAACATCATTCTTAATTCTCCAAACGTATTCAAAATGATTGCTGCGGATGATGCGATGATAGGAGAAATGGGTCGCTACCTCGGTGCATCAGATTCAACCAACAATATGATTTTGCATTATGGTGCTGCCGATGAGCTTGCAATGGTTGAAAGGTTTAGAAGTGGTCTGAAAGCAAGAGGAGGGAAACCGGTTTCCTTCAGATCCTACAACATTTATACCTCTGGATCGGATTCCATCCGAAATCATCTATCGCATGCCAAGCGAAACAACATCGTGGTGTTGAGTAACAATCAGGTAAAATTGGCTAGTCTTATCAAGAAGATTTCATCGTGGGCAGAAGACGATTACATAGTGGCTTACGCTCCGAACACGTGGCAAACCTTCAAAAATCTCGAGATCGATTATTTCGATAAGCTGAGATTGCATATGCCGGTTCCGTTTCATGTCAATTACGAAAGGCTGGACGTGGAATACTTCGTTCTGAATTTTAGAGAAAAGTTCAATGCCGAGCCAAGTTCATTTGCTTTCAGAGGCTACGATCTTGCCATGCATTTTATCCGGAATTTGGATGGGATAAAATCGCAAGGTGTGGATTACATGCAGCAGGTGCGCGAAACGGGATTACAATCGTCATTTTCGTGGTCAAAAGTTCCAGATGGTGGATTCGAGAATTCCCATGCAATTATGGTTGACTACACTGACCTCGAACTAAAAATTGCCACAGATTGA
- a CDS encoding gliding motility-associated C-terminal domain-containing protein, with product MKRLLLLFSTIFFLGFQNASATHIVGGELVYNYLGNSQYAVTLVIYRDCLSGTADFDDPAAVGIFNSSGTLLQNLNFNLDSVVSIQSSINSSCVTAPSNVCTEAGYYTEIVTLPPIAGGYTISYQRCCRNAVVQNIQNPGDVGATYVATIPGTESSPANSSPFWNNLPPLYVCVNLPWQFNHSAFDADGDVLVYSLCNPYEGATANAPQPDPPAAPPYTPITWAAPYSLTDMMGGTVPLTIDPVTGELNATPTSVGTYVIGMCVQEYRNGVLLGETRRGIQVNVVNCQAPVAFPDDVNEISPTSFINCTEFVEFNAFNSAGFSVWWDFGDPTTTSDQSTIQNPTWTYPGPGVYDLTLVVYNPINPNDPLCTDTVVQQVTVQDTVIPDAGPDQSTCPGIPVQIGTPAVPGWTYQWTPATGLDNANIAQPTASITQQIVYTLTATDAVGCSGSDAVTIGLLSNPGANAGADVQICSGDSVQLNATGGVDYLWFPFTFIDDNTIANPFVFPPTSTEYIVGVTSSDGCVGVDTVLVEVLSAQLQVSSNVDICFGDSTQLSASGAVTYLWSPNQDISDVNSSSPFVSPTVTTIYTVDAITGNGCEVSGAVEVTVNALPNVNAGLDVSICDGESTLLGAIGANSYTWSPSASLDNPNSQGPLASPVSTTTYVVEGTSSLGCTDLDTVVVTVNALPLVNAGVDQTLCLGQSVQLTVTGADTYQWTPSTGLSDSNIPNPTAQPTQATTYVVEGTDVNGCTGTDTVLVDVFTVSATADTTICIGDQAQLGAFGGTSWSWTPTTGLSDPSAQFPTADPTTTTTYTVIADDGTGCLASDDVTVTVSPLPTVFAGFDQGVCAGNQAQLNATGGVGYVWTPAAGLSNPNISNPVVTFSTDTITYQVTVTDNIGCSNTDAVTVWQEPLPEALAGPDTTICVGGSVELFATGGQTYIWSPTSGLNNPTSQNPTATPLTTTTYTVTVGQQSGNIVFNGDFSQGNVGFGSDYTYYSGGPNMGEGLYAVETDANAVHNAFQGTGHTGNAPQDSFMVVNGAGIPNQNVWCQTVSVSPNTDYYFGAWVSTMVASSPAILQFSINGQVLGSPFSAPFNTNNWVQFFQTWNSGNATTATICVVNQNTNTGGNDFGLDDITFSTFCTNTAEVTVTVNPLPQADAGADQAICIGETTQLEGSGGSTYEWVPPIGISDPTDPNTDASPITTTNYTLIVRDNIGCEATDQMTLTVNPLPQANAGPDHAICIGESVVLQGSGGTVYQWFPTTYLDDPTAQLPISTAEATTTYTLTVIDNNACVNTDQTTVTVNPLPIVDAGQDSMICANATIVLQASGANTYLWSPLVGLSDPQSASPSASPTNGTTYYVTGTDVNGCSNMDSVSIMIFGVAANSGDYVICLNDSVQATVLGGSSYVWTPTLGVSDSTSNAPYLSPETSTNYIISVTSAFGCLAETEVNVQVLSLPIAGFTAAFEPSCDGIFASFNNTSENTQTYSWNFGDGTFSSSMEPTHIYAVGSGNVVTLVAYNNDSLCVDSMTIDYSGQWFGNDSVTIDYSNVFTPNFDGINDCFKPDFDGRFSECYELKVYNRWGELLFESVAGQNHCWDGRTKGGNMVPEGTYYYISVIHGMDHAGYVTVIYQ from the coding sequence GTGAAACGACTTCTACTCTTATTCTCAACCATATTTTTTCTTGGATTCCAAAATGCTTCAGCAACACATATTGTTGGTGGTGAGCTCGTGTACAATTACCTTGGAAATAGCCAATATGCCGTAACACTTGTGATTTACCGCGACTGTCTAAGTGGTACTGCGGATTTTGATGATCCTGCTGCTGTCGGTATTTTCAATTCGAGTGGAACGCTACTTCAGAATCTGAATTTCAACCTTGATTCGGTTGTTTCTATACAATCATCAATCAACTCGAGCTGTGTAACAGCCCCTAGTAATGTTTGTACAGAAGCGGGTTATTACACCGAGATTGTCACTTTACCGCCAATAGCTGGAGGTTACACTATTTCGTATCAACGTTGCTGCAGAAATGCAGTTGTTCAGAATATTCAAAACCCCGGTGATGTGGGTGCTACATATGTAGCTACCATTCCAGGAACTGAGTCAAGTCCTGCAAATAGTAGCCCATTCTGGAATAATCTTCCCCCGTTGTACGTCTGTGTGAATTTGCCGTGGCAGTTCAATCATTCTGCGTTTGATGCCGATGGTGATGTGTTGGTTTACTCCTTGTGCAACCCTTACGAAGGCGCAACGGCCAATGCTCCTCAACCAGATCCGCCAGCCGCACCACCTTACACACCTATAACTTGGGCTGCGCCTTATAGTTTAACTGATATGATGGGCGGAACTGTTCCATTAACCATTGATCCAGTAACAGGCGAGCTAAATGCCACTCCCACCAGCGTTGGTACTTATGTTATTGGTATGTGTGTGCAAGAATATCGTAACGGTGTTTTACTAGGAGAAACCAGACGAGGAATTCAAGTTAATGTGGTGAATTGTCAAGCACCCGTTGCTTTTCCAGATGATGTCAACGAAATCTCACCGACCTCATTCATTAATTGTACTGAATTTGTAGAGTTCAATGCCTTTAATTCTGCAGGATTCAGTGTGTGGTGGGATTTTGGAGATCCAACTACGACAAGTGACCAGTCCACAATCCAAAATCCTACTTGGACTTACCCAGGGCCGGGGGTTTACGACCTAACACTCGTTGTCTACAATCCGATCAACCCTAACGACCCACTTTGTACTGATACTGTGGTTCAGCAGGTTACGGTTCAAGACACGGTTATTCCTGATGCAGGACCAGATCAATCAACATGCCCTGGTATTCCTGTCCAAATTGGAACACCGGCAGTACCAGGATGGACCTATCAGTGGACGCCTGCTACAGGCTTGGATAATGCAAATATTGCTCAGCCAACTGCGAGCATTACCCAACAAATAGTTTATACTTTGACCGCGACAGATGCGGTTGGCTGTTCGGGAAGTGATGCCGTCACCATCGGTCTTCTTTCAAACCCTGGCGCTAATGCAGGGGCCGATGTACAGATCTGTTCCGGGGATTCGGTTCAGCTGAATGCCACTGGAGGTGTTGATTATTTGTGGTTCCCGTTCACTTTCATCGATGACAACACAATCGCGAACCCGTTCGTGTTCCCACCTACATCTACCGAATATATTGTCGGAGTGACCAGTAGTGATGGTTGCGTTGGGGTGGATACGGTTTTGGTTGAAGTATTGAGTGCTCAACTGCAAGTTTCCAGTAATGTGGATATCTGTTTCGGAGATTCCACGCAACTTTCTGCTAGTGGGGCAGTCACTTATTTGTGGAGTCCTAATCAGGATATCAGTGATGTGAACAGTTCTTCACCATTTGTTTCTCCAACGGTAACCACTATTTACACGGTTGATGCTATTACTGGCAATGGATGTGAAGTTTCTGGGGCTGTAGAAGTAACGGTTAATGCTTTGCCGAACGTCAATGCTGGCTTAGATGTATCGATTTGCGATGGTGAATCTACGTTGCTCGGAGCAATCGGAGCTAATTCATACACTTGGAGTCCTTCTGCTTCTTTGGATAATCCAAATAGCCAAGGACCGCTTGCTTCGCCAGTATCAACTACAACATATGTGGTCGAAGGCACAAGTTCTTTAGGCTGTACAGACCTAGACACAGTCGTAGTGACGGTCAACGCATTGCCACTTGTCAATGCGGGAGTGGATCAGACCCTCTGTCTTGGACAGTCAGTACAATTGACAGTCACAGGAGCAGATACCTATCAGTGGACACCATCAACTGGACTTAGTGACTCCAACATTCCGAACCCGACCGCTCAACCAACGCAGGCGACCACCTATGTTGTGGAAGGTACAGATGTGAACGGCTGCACAGGCACCGATACGGTTCTGGTCGATGTGTTCACCGTAAGTGCCACGGCCGATACGACCATCTGCATCGGAGATCAGGCACAACTTGGAGCATTTGGCGGCACCAGCTGGAGTTGGACACCGACCACGGGACTATCCGATCCGAGCGCACAGTTTCCAACAGCTGATCCAACAACAACTACAACCTATACGGTAATAGCGGATGACGGCACAGGCTGTCTGGCCAGCGATGATGTCACAGTAACGGTCAGTCCGCTTCCGACCGTATTTGCAGGCTTCGACCAAGGCGTATGTGCAGGCAATCAGGCACAGTTGAACGCCACAGGCGGAGTAGGCTACGTATGGACACCGGCCGCAGGACTTAGCAACCCGAACATCTCGAACCCTGTTGTCACCTTCAGTACAGACACCATCACCTATCAAGTGACCGTCACGGATAATATCGGATGCTCCAATACCGATGCGGTGACCGTCTGGCAAGAGCCACTACCAGAGGCATTGGCAGGTCCCGACACCACCATCTGCGTGGGCGGAAGTGTTGAACTGTTCGCCACAGGCGGACAGACCTACATCTGGAGCCCTACCTCAGGATTGAACAACCCGACATCACAGAACCCCACGGCCACTCCGCTCACCACGACCACCTACACGGTCACGGTAGGTCAGCAGAGCGGAAACATCGTTTTCAACGGAGATTTCTCACAGGGCAATGTGGGCTTCGGAAGCGACTACACCTATTATAGTGGCGGACCGAATATGGGTGAAGGGCTGTATGCCGTTGAGACAGATGCGAATGCGGTTCACAACGCTTTCCAAGGCACAGGTCACACCGGCAACGCCCCACAGGACAGTTTCATGGTGGTGAACGGAGCAGGCATACCGAACCAGAATGTCTGGTGTCAGACCGTATCGGTGAGCCCTAACACGGACTATTATTTTGGAGCATGGGTAAGCACAATGGTTGCCAGCAGCCCAGCCATCCTTCAGTTCTCGATCAACGGACAGGTACTCGGCTCACCGTTCAGCGCCCCGTTCAACACGAACAACTGGGTACAGTTCTTCCAGACATGGAACTCAGGCAATGCCACCACAGCCACCATCTGCGTGGTGAACCAGAACACCAACACGGGCGGAAACGACTTCGGATTGGACGACATCACGTTCAGCACGTTCTGCACGAACACGGCCGAAGTGACCGTTACAGTGAACCCACTTCCACAGGCAGATGCAGGAGCCGATCAGGCCATCTGTATCGGAGAGACGACCCAGTTGGAAGGATCTGGAGGAAGCACCTATGAGTGGGTTCCACCGATAGGGATCAGCGATCCGACCGACCCGAACACGGACGCATCACCGATCACCACCACCAATTACACGCTCATCGTAAGAGACAACATCGGTTGCGAGGCCACCGATCAGATGACGCTGACGGTGAACCCATTGCCACAGGCCAATGCAGGTCCCGACCATGCGATATGCATCGGAGAGAGCGTAGTACTACAAGGCTCTGGCGGCACGGTCTATCAATGGTTCCCGACCACGTATCTGGACGATCCGACCGCACAACTGCCGATCTCCACAGCAGAGGCGACCACGACCTACACGCTAACGGTGATAGACAATAACGCGTGTGTGAACACGGATCAGACCACAGTGACGGTAAATCCGCTACCGATAGTGGATGCAGGACAGGACAGCATGATCTGCGCCAATGCCACCATCGTGCTACAGGCAAGCGGAGCAAACACATATCTGTGGAGTCCACTTGTGGGTCTGAGCGATCCTCAAAGTGCGAGTCCATCAGCATCACCGACCAACGGAACGACCTATTACGTGACCGGAACGGATGTGAACGGTTGTTCGAATATGGATTCGGTTTCAATCATGATTTTCGGTGTTGCTGCCAATTCGGGCGACTACGTGATCTGTCTGAATGATAGTGTTCAAGCAACGGTTCTTGGCGGGTCAAGTTATGTTTGGACACCAACTTTAGGTGTAAGTGATTCAACCTCCAATGCGCCATATCTTAGCCCCGAAACGAGTACGAACTACATCATTTCGGTTACAAGTGCATTTGGATGTTTGGCTGAAACCGAAGTCAATGTTCAGGTTCTAAGCTTACCCATTGCAGGGTTCACTGCTGCGTTTGAACCAAGCTGTGATGGGATTTTCGCAAGTTTCAACAACACATCTGAAAACACACAAACCTATTCTTGGAATTTTGGTGACGGCACGTTTTCCTCCTCAATGGAACCAACTCACATTTATGCAGTTGGATCTGGAAATGTGGTGACCTTGGTGGCTTACAATAATGATAGTCTGTGCGTGGATTCAATGACCATTGATTATTCCGGTCAATGGTTTGGGAATGATAGCGTGACCATTGATTATTCAAATGTCTTCACCCCAAATTTTGATGGGATAAACGATTGTTTCAAACCCGATTTTGACGGTCGGTTCAGCGAATGTTACGAACTGAAGGTTTATAATCGATGGGGCGAGCTCTTGTTTGAATCAGTTGCTGGGCAGAATCACTGTTGGGACGGAAGGACCAAAGGTGGCAATATGGTACCCGAAGGAACGTATTACTACATATCCGTCATTCATGGCATGGATCATGCGGGATACGTGACGGTCATTTATCAATGA
- a CDS encoding M15 family metallopeptidase produces the protein MRQLPVFLFLLFPFSVFAQSSDTAKFVLGKVEYAQHSEFVKIPQAYANKEGMYLRKEALDAFILMRKKAQTDGVNLTIISACRNFNHQKSIWEAKWNGSRKVGGKDLSQSIPNAAERAKEILKYSSMPGTSRHHWGTDIDVNSLSSAYFESGKGKKEYEWLRDNALEFGFCQVYSEKGNERKHGYEEEKWHWSYVPLSSRYLAYYKRNIKQTDIQGFDGADALPFSEIRKYVLGISTDCK, from the coding sequence ATGAGACAATTACCCGTTTTTCTTTTTCTCCTTTTCCCGTTCTCAGTATTCGCTCAAAGCTCGGACACAGCCAAGTTTGTACTTGGGAAAGTTGAATACGCCCAGCATTCGGAGTTTGTAAAAATCCCACAAGCCTACGCCAATAAGGAAGGAATGTATCTGCGGAAAGAAGCCTTGGACGCATTCATTCTGATGCGAAAGAAAGCGCAGACTGATGGCGTGAATCTGACCATCATTTCTGCTTGTAGGAACTTTAATCATCAGAAAAGTATTTGGGAAGCCAAGTGGAATGGCAGCCGTAAAGTAGGAGGGAAGGATCTGAGCCAATCAATTCCTAATGCTGCGGAACGCGCCAAGGAAATCCTAAAATACAGTTCTATGCCAGGTACTTCGCGCCATCATTGGGGAACAGACATTGATGTCAATTCCTTGAGTTCAGCTTATTTTGAATCGGGAAAAGGGAAGAAGGAATATGAATGGCTGCGTGATAATGCGCTGGAATTTGGATTCTGTCAGGTTTATTCGGAGAAAGGAAACGAGCGGAAACACGGCTACGAGGAGGAAAAATGGCACTGGAGTTATGTGCCGTTATCTTCCCGATACTTGGCTTACTACAAACGAAATATCAAGCAAACGGACATACAAGGGTTTGATGGGGCAGATGCGCTTCCGTTCAGCGAGATCCGAAAATATGTATTAGGTATTTCTACCGATTGCAAATAA
- the guaA gene encoding glutamine-hydrolyzing GMP synthase: MQETILILDFGSQYTQLIARRVRELNVYCEIYPFNKIPAITSDIKGVILSGSPSSVRDEGAPAPDLSGIRGKLPLLGVCYGAQYLAQADGGSVEASNSREYGRSNLSFSDGANALMKGVPETSQVWMSHGDTIKKLPNGAKLIGSTKDVEVAAFCFSGEETYGIQFHPEVTHSIDGLTLLRNFVVGICGCDQSHTADSFIDSTVAQLKSQLGDDKVVLGLSGGVDSSVAAMLLDKAIGKNLYCIFVDNGLLRKNEFETVLQTYQGLGLNVKGVDAKSEFLDELAGVFDPETKRKIIGRVFIEVFDQEAKRIQDVKWLAQGTIYPDVIESISVNGPSATIKSHHNVGGLPDFMKLKVVEPLNTLFKDEVREVGKHLGLPERLLGRHPFPGPGLAIRILGDITPEKIRILQEVDHIFISSLLEADLYDDVWQAGAIFLPVNSVGVMGDERTYENAVCLRAVSSRDGMTADWCHLPYEFLAKVSNEIINKVRGINRVVYDISSKPPATIEWE; the protein is encoded by the coding sequence ATGCAAGAGACCATTCTGATACTCGATTTCGGTTCGCAATACACCCAGCTCATAGCGCGTAGAGTTCGCGAGTTGAACGTTTACTGCGAAATTTATCCCTTCAATAAAATCCCAGCTATCACGAGCGATATAAAAGGAGTGATTCTTTCTGGAAGCCCATCTTCCGTAAGAGACGAAGGTGCACCAGCGCCTGATCTTAGTGGAATACGAGGAAAACTTCCACTTCTTGGCGTTTGCTACGGAGCACAATATTTGGCTCAGGCCGACGGAGGAAGTGTAGAGGCTTCTAATTCGCGAGAGTATGGCAGGTCGAACCTTTCGTTTTCTGATGGTGCAAACGCGTTGATGAAAGGTGTTCCTGAAACATCGCAAGTGTGGATGTCGCACGGAGATACCATCAAAAAACTGCCGAATGGAGCGAAACTGATCGGAAGTACCAAAGATGTGGAAGTGGCTGCTTTCTGTTTTTCGGGAGAAGAAACCTACGGTATTCAATTCCATCCAGAAGTGACGCATTCCATTGATGGACTCACTTTGCTTCGGAATTTTGTAGTTGGTATTTGCGGCTGCGATCAATCTCACACCGCAGATTCTTTCATTGATAGCACTGTTGCTCAGCTGAAATCACAATTGGGTGATGACAAAGTGGTTCTTGGTCTTTCGGGCGGAGTGGACAGTAGCGTGGCTGCCATGCTGCTTGATAAAGCAATTGGCAAGAATCTGTACTGCATTTTTGTAGACAATGGTCTTCTTCGTAAAAACGAGTTTGAAACAGTTCTTCAAACCTATCAAGGTTTGGGATTGAATGTAAAAGGAGTGGATGCCAAATCCGAATTTTTGGATGAATTGGCTGGTGTTTTTGATCCTGAGACCAAACGAAAGATCATTGGTCGTGTGTTCATCGAAGTATTCGATCAGGAAGCAAAGCGAATTCAAGATGTGAAATGGTTGGCTCAGGGAACGATCTACCCCGATGTGATTGAATCGATTTCGGTGAATGGACCTTCAGCAACCATCAAGTCACATCATAATGTTGGTGGTTTGCCTGATTTTATGAAGCTCAAAGTGGTGGAGCCTTTGAACACGCTTTTCAAAGACGAAGTGCGCGAAGTGGGTAAACATCTCGGCTTGCCAGAGCGCTTGTTGGGCAGACATCCATTTCCAGGTCCAGGTCTGGCCATTCGTATTTTGGGAGATATCACTCCTGAGAAGATCAGAATTCTTCAAGAAGTCGATCATATTTTCATTTCGTCTCTGCTGGAAGCAGATCTGTACGATGATGTGTGGCAGGCTGGCGCTATCTTCTTACCCGTCAATTCTGTTGGAGTTATGGGAGACGAGCGAACCTATGAGAACGCGGTCTGTCTGCGAGCGGTGTCATCAAGAGATGGCATGACCGCAGATTGGTGTCATTTGCCTTATGAGTTCCTTGCCAAGGTTTCGAATGAAATAATTAACAAGGTCAGGGGCATCAATCGGGTGGTTTATGACATATCTTCAAAACCTCCTGCAACAATAGAATGGGAATAA
- a CDS encoding T9SS type A sorting domain-containing protein: MKKLLLLISSIIVSSGSYAQMGTAPDFTVTDIDGQTHHLYGILDQGYVVVLDASATWCGTCWSVHNANYLNDLNTQMGPTGTNQIRVIFYEADASTNTADLNGTGSNTQGDWVTDANYPIVDESAPLSLSGSVYWPDGFPTISVIRPADREITADVWNQNLAGMVSAVNNAIATNPASISSDFLSEHGISIFPNPATDHLAINLGTANDLVDMIVIRNAMGQSIRVIPTSRNQRLDLTVSDIAFGAYILEFQSQGSVMGVQKFMKN, encoded by the coding sequence ATGAAAAAACTATTACTTCTAATTTCTTCAATTATTGTGTCATCTGGAAGCTACGCCCAAATGGGAACTGCTCCTGATTTCACAGTGACCGACATTGACGGTCAAACACATCATCTATACGGGATTTTGGATCAAGGCTATGTGGTTGTGCTAGATGCATCTGCAACTTGGTGCGGTACCTGCTGGAGTGTTCACAATGCTAATTACCTGAATGACCTGAACACGCAAATGGGGCCAACTGGAACCAATCAGATTCGTGTCATCTTCTACGAAGCCGATGCTAGTACGAATACTGCAGACCTGAATGGAACTGGCAGCAACACGCAAGGCGATTGGGTTACTGATGCCAATTATCCAATTGTGGATGAGTCAGCTCCACTTTCGCTTTCTGGAAGTGTTTATTGGCCAGATGGATTTCCAACAATCAGTGTAATTCGTCCTGCAGACAGAGAAATCACTGCCGATGTTTGGAATCAAAACCTTGCTGGAATGGTGAGTGCTGTGAATAACGCCATCGCTACAAATCCAGCTTCAATCAGCTCAGATTTCCTTTCAGAGCATGGTATTTCAATCTTCCCAAATCCTGCAACAGACCATTTGGCAATCAATCTCGGCACTGCCAACGATTTGGTTGATATGATCGTGATCCGCAATGCAATGGGACAATCTATCCGAGTGATTCCAACTAGCAGAAATCAGCGATTGGACCTTACAGTTTCTGACATCGCATTCGGAGCTTACATCTTGGAATTTCAATCTCAAGGTTCTGTAATGGGTGTTCAAAAATTCATGAAGAACTAA
- a CDS encoding toxin-antitoxin system YwqK family antitoxin: protein MRILLLILFVLPHLAIGQETVKDYYESKRLKSVATTKDGVLNGIYTEWYENGSKKSEGLYKEGKKQGKWQEWYQNGKLWSLSYFENDIPNGRYEDYDMNGAKVEEGNMLNGVPNGPFFTWYNDGKPRSEGSLKDGTKVGVWTTYYEDGAVKDKGEYKMNTRVGTWEEWHPNGKLSSRGVYFAGIPHGMWTYWFDSGRKSKEGEYFEGSLKGVWIEWHDNGQMKSKGNYKGEQKVGKWQYWSPFGELEKEESHPVPDQ from the coding sequence ATGAGAATCCTGCTTTTAATCCTTTTTGTGCTTCCACATTTGGCCATAGGTCAAGAAACTGTTAAAGATTATTACGAATCCAAACGTTTGAAATCGGTTGCAACAACCAAAGATGGAGTTTTGAACGGGATCTATACCGAATGGTACGAGAACGGTAGCAAGAAATCTGAAGGATTATATAAAGAAGGGAAGAAACAAGGGAAGTGGCAAGAGTGGTACCAGAACGGAAAACTTTGGTCATTGTCCTATTTTGAAAATGACATACCGAACGGTCGCTACGAAGATTACGACATGAACGGTGCGAAGGTGGAAGAGGGAAATATGCTCAACGGGGTGCCAAACGGACCATTTTTCACATGGTACAATGATGGAAAACCAAGGAGTGAAGGCAGTTTGAAAGACGGTACGAAGGTGGGAGTTTGGACCACCTATTACGAAGATGGAGCCGTAAAAGACAAAGGAGAGTATAAAATGAATACCCGAGTAGGAACGTGGGAAGAGTGGCATCCCAACGGTAAATTAAGTTCAAGAGGAGTTTATTTTGCGGGAATTCCTCATGGAATGTGGACATATTGGTTTGATAGTGGAAGAAAGTCTAAGGAAGGCGAGTATTTTGAAGGCAGTTTGAAAGGAGTTTGGATTGAATGGCATGATAACGGCCAAATGAAAAGCAAAGGCAACTACAAGGGTGAGCAAAAAGTTGGTAAATGGCAATATTGGTCACCTTTTGGCGAGTTGGAAAAGGAGGAATCTCACCCTGTGCCGGATCAATAA